Proteins from a genomic interval of Zingiber officinale cultivar Zhangliang chromosome 2A, Zo_v1.1, whole genome shotgun sequence:
- the LOC122041384 gene encoding E3 ubiquitin protein ligase RIN2-like encodes MAVNYLYLSAFSTTAGLVALQWWTGFSLDGMTRDGLIGGEGGGDPSESAGSDLVLLLSSRVTVALLVNFVINVYILAVLLLKLLFFVQLTASETRKVLERFINYIMYKGAFLPLVVPLKISHVIFWSSWLIFLCSLKIFQSVARDRLERLNASPSMTPWKYFRVYSSLLLVLFADFIWMKLCMVLCSSYSSSLLMLLFFEPLSVAFDTLQVIMIHGFQLAEIYQRHSSGNASLNFDIQKTTAGSLSEWKGLILRHCGFILDMMTLVMSLGHYLMTWWLHGMAFHLVDIALFLNLRALVSAVATRIKAYLKLRKALTSLDGVLPDATYEELCAYNDKCAICREPMARAKKLSCNHLFHLVCLRSWLDQGLTEGYSCPTCRRPLFVPNAQDGSRSAAATGTDGNQLVEHLNLGLNQPRVPVHALPLGASPNQRQNTSDTLWRSAAFNPNLTPPWVNQGMDGASSSSSVRSVGFEGVQMMMRQLTSVSDNFAHSSLDNAAWNLWPSQHPASPLVPASSSIRPTRNTTDLRIRRAPSSPVNNSMPELLAMVDRVREVLPHIPDELIVQDLLRTNNINITVNNLLVQ; translated from the exons ATGGCGGTCAATTATCTCTACCTGTCAGCCTTCAGCACGACGGCCGGACTCGTCGCGCTGCAGTGGTGGACGGGTTTCTCTCTTGATGGGATGACAAGGGATGGGTTGATTGGTGGGGAAGGCGGTGGCGATCCATCGGAGAGTGCAGGGAGCGATCTGGTGCTGCTACTTAGTTCCCGTGTCACCGTGGCTCTACTTGTGAATTTCGTGATCAATGTTTATATCCTGGCAGTGTTACTGCTCAAG TTGCTATTCTTTGTCCAATTGACTGCATCAGAGACTAGAAAAGTTTTGGAACGATTTATTAACTACATTATGTACAAG GGAGCCTTTCTTCCATTGGTTGTACCACTGAAGATTTCTCATGTGATCTTTTGGTCAAGTTGGTTGATCTTTCTTTGTTCCCTTAAG ATTTTTCAATCAGTTGCAAGAGATCGGCTTGAAAGATTAAATGCATCTCCTTCCATGACACCATGGAAGTACTTTCGAGTTTATTCTTCCCTGTTGCTGGTTCTTTTTGCAGACTTCATTTG GATGAAGCTGTGTATGGTGCTGTGCAGTTCATATAGTTCTAGCTTGCTTATGCTGTTGTTCTTTGAGCCTTTGAGTGTAGCTTTTGATACATTACAG GTCATTATGATACATGGATTTCAGTTAGCTGAGATTTATCAACGGCATTCCAGTGGAAATGCGAGCTTAAACTTTGATATTCAGAAAACAACAGCAG GTTCTCTTTCTGAATGGAAGGGACTTATCTTAAGACATTGTGGTTTCATTCTAGATATGATGACTTTGGTAATGTCATTAGGCCATTACTTAATGACATGGTGGCTTCATGGCATGGCATTTCATCTAGTAGATATTGCTCTCTTTCTTAATTTGCGT GCTCTTGTAAGTGCAGTTGCAACGCGAATTAAAGCTTATCTTAAGTTAAGGAAGGCCCTGACTTCCCTTGATGGAGTACTTCCTGATGCTACATATGAGGAACTTTGTGCTTATAACGATAAATGTGCAATATGCAGA GAACCAATGGCCAGGGCAAAAAAGCTCTCCTGCAATCATCTATTCCATCTTGTGTGTTTAAGATCTTG GCTGGACCAGGGTTTGACTGAGGGCTACTCTTGCCCTACATGTCGGAGGCCATTATTTGTTCCTAATGCTCAAGATGGCTCAAGGTCTGCTGCTGCAACTGGTACAGATGGCAACCAACTTGTTGAACATCTTAATTTAGGATTGAACCAACCAAGAGTTCCTGTTCATGCACTACCTTTAGGAGCATCTCCAAACCAGCGACAGAATACTTCTGATACACTTTGGAG GAGTGCCGCCTTCAACCCCAACTTGACACCTCCATGGGTGAACCAAGGGATGGATGGTGCTAGTTCATCTAGTTCGGTCAGATCTGTTGGATTTGAAGGTGTTCAGATGATGATGAGGCAGCTCACATCAGTTAGCGACAACTTTGCTCATAGTTCACTAGACAATGCTGCGTGGAATCTGTGGCCTTCTCAGCACCCTGCATCTCCTCTTGTTCCTGCATCTTCCTCCATTAGACCCACCAGAAACACAACTGATTTACGAATTCGGAGGGCTCCATCATCACCCGTCAACAATAGCATGCCAGAGTTACTTGCAATGGTAGATAGAGTTCGTGAGGTTTTACCACACATTCCCGATGAGCTAATTGTACAG GATTTGCTGAGAACCAACAACATCAATATAACCGTGAATAATCTTCTTGTACAATAA